In Clostridium swellfunianum, a genomic segment contains:
- a CDS encoding ABC transporter permease: METIDKSLFELEGKNLEAAQKISRPSMSYLQDALRRLKKNKPAMISFWILVFMIVMSLIGPIISKTLYGHTYRNQDLNVQNQTMILSSKRSIMLTENSAFTYKKYNHDLRKTKISFEGIELPKTGVIGVKIGNKAEEAQQGDQKEFRFQVKTEPGDSLDKIVEKLKAEADKQLQKDPDFRGLNFKVKGSTLTIESIGETKFNKKYWFGTDMFGRDIFTRVWEGGRVSFFIAFLSVFITSIIGIMYGGISGYIGGRTDTLMMRFVEVLMVVPDLLYIILLLQVMKQGLRPIIIVLAATSWMGIARIVRGEVMRLKHSEYVLAAETIGSSKTRIILRHLIPNTMGPIIVQMTMMVPAMIFTEAFLSFIGLGIPVPFASWGSLVNEGAQVFVQYPNTLLMPAIALSLTMLGFNILGDGLRDALDPKLRK, translated from the coding sequence ATGGAAACTATTGATAAGTCTTTGTTTGAGCTAGAAGGTAAAAACTTAGAGGCAGCTCAAAAAATCAGTCGTCCTAGCATGTCTTATCTACAGGATGCGCTTAGAAGGCTTAAGAAGAATAAACCAGCCATGATCTCCTTCTGGATTCTTGTTTTTATGATAGTGATGTCGCTGATAGGGCCAATAATATCAAAGACACTATATGGGCACACTTACAGAAATCAGGATTTAAATGTACAGAATCAAACTATGATTTTAAGCAGTAAAAGAAGCATTATGCTTACTGAAAATAGCGCCTTTACTTACAAAAAGTATAATCATGATCTTAGAAAAACAAAAATTTCCTTTGAAGGTATAGAACTCCCGAAAACTGGTGTTATAGGTGTTAAGATAGGTAATAAAGCTGAAGAAGCTCAGCAGGGAGATCAAAAGGAATTTAGGTTTCAGGTTAAGACAGAACCTGGAGACAGCTTGGATAAGATAGTAGAAAAATTAAAGGCTGAGGCTGATAAACAGCTTCAAAAAGATCCTGATTTTAGAGGACTAAACTTCAAAGTAAAGGGCAGTACCCTAACTATAGAAAGTATAGGAGAAACGAAATTTAATAAAAAATATTGGTTTGGAACAGACATGTTTGGACGTGACATATTTACTCGTGTTTGGGAAGGTGGAAGGGTTTCGTTTTTTATAGCATTCTTATCAGTGTTCATTACTTCAATAATTGGAATTATGTATGGAGGCATTTCAGGCTATATTGGGGGAAGAACAGATACCTTAATGATGAGATTTGTTGAAGTTTTAATGGTAGTGCCAGACCTTCTTTACATTATATTGCTGCTTCAGGTAATGAAGCAAGGCTTAAGACCTATTATTATAGTTCTTGCTGCAACTTCCTGGATGGGAATTGCACGTATTGTAAGAGGAGAGGTTATGAGGCTTAAGCATTCAGAGTATGTGCTTGCAGCTGAAACTATTGGTTCTAGCAAAACAAGGATTATTTTAAGGCACTTAATACCTAATACTATGGGTCCAATAATTGTTCAAATGACTATGATGGTGCCTGCGATGATATTTACCGAAGCTTTCTTAAGCTTTATAGGATTAGGAATTCCTGTTCCATTTGCTTCCTGGGGATCTTTGGTTAACGAGGGAGCTCAGGTCTTTGTACAGTATCCTAATACGCTTCTTATGCCAGCCATAGCCCTGAGCCTTACAATGCTTGGATTTAATATACTTGGCGATGGACTTAGAGATGCTTTGGATCCAAAGCTTAGAAAGTAG
- a CDS encoding ABC transporter ATP-binding protein, with translation MKKKLLEVKDLSVSFDTYAGEIQAVRGVSFDLYEGETIAIVGESGCGKSVTAKSIMRLNPEPPARFKGGEILFNGEDITKKSEREMRDIRGSKISIIFQDPMTSLNPTMTIGKQIMEGLKKHKKLDNEAAKKVAINMLKLVQIPNPEQRFKEYPHQFSGGMRQRAMIAIALVCNPQLLIADEPTTALDVTIQAQIIELMLDLQNKINTSIIMITHDLGVVAHIAQRVIVMYGGKVVEYGSSKDIFYNPKHPYSWGLLNSVPRLDIVKNENRLESIEGTPPDLFAPPSGCPFADRCEYSMKICRAKMPPTFVISEGHASACWLSHPDAPKVSRDALKVKKIPSEVLGGVK, from the coding sequence ATGAAGAAAAAGTTATTAGAGGTTAAAGATTTGAGTGTTTCCTTTGATACTTACGCTGGCGAAATACAAGCTGTTAGAGGAGTATCCTTTGACTTGTATGAAGGAGAAACTATTGCTATAGTTGGAGAATCAGGCTGTGGAAAGTCTGTTACTGCAAAATCCATAATGAGATTAAATCCTGAACCGCCAGCAAGATTCAAAGGCGGAGAAATATTGTTTAATGGTGAAGATATAACTAAAAAGTCTGAAAGAGAAATGAGAGATATAAGAGGCAGTAAAATATCCATAATATTTCAGGATCCAATGACTTCTTTAAACCCAACCATGACTATTGGAAAGCAAATAATGGAAGGCTTAAAGAAACACAAAAAATTAGATAACGAAGCAGCTAAAAAAGTGGCAATTAATATGCTTAAACTTGTTCAGATTCCAAATCCAGAGCAAAGGTTTAAAGAATATCCTCATCAGTTTTCAGGGGGAATGCGGCAGAGAGCAATGATAGCTATTGCATTAGTTTGCAATCCACAGCTTTTAATAGCAGATGAGCCAACTACTGCTTTAGACGTTACTATACAGGCACAAATAATTGAGCTAATGCTTGACCTGCAAAATAAGATAAATACTTCTATAATAATGATAACCCACGATTTGGGTGTTGTTGCTCATATTGCTCAAAGGGTTATTGTAATGTATGGTGGCAAGGTTGTTGAATATGGAAGTTCAAAGGATATTTTTTATAATCCAAAGCATCCCTACTCCTGGGGACTTCTAAATTCTGTGCCAAGGCTTGATATAGTTAAAAATGAAAACAGACTTGAATCTATCGAAGGAACACCTCCAGATTTATTTGCACCTCCAAGCGGCTGTCCTTTTGCAGACAGATGCGAGTATTCAATGAAGATTTGTAGAGCTAAAATGCCTCCTACTTTTGTTATAAGTGAAGGTCATGCGTCTGCCTGCTGGCTTAGTCATCCAGATGCACCTAAAGTTTCAAGAGATGCTTTAAAAGTTAAAAAAATCCCTTCAGAAGTGCTTGGAGGTGTTAAGTAG
- a CDS encoding ABC transporter ATP-binding protein produces MSSEKKEVLLKIQNLKKYFKVKGKGVLKAVDDISFDIYKGETLGLVGESGCGKSTCGRTILRIYNPTGGTVEFNGKDVHELTGREKKEYNKRAQMIFQDPYASLNPRMLVSNIIAEGLDVHDILQGEERTKRIDELLELVGLNKEHANRFPHEFSGGQRQRIGIARALAVNPDFIVCDEPISALDVSVQAQVVNLLQDLQNKYGLTYLFIAHDLSMVRYISDRVAVMYLGAIVELSSSNEVYENALHPYTQALLSAIPIPDPDVQQSRHRIILEGDVPSPINPPNGCKFAGRCAKAKDICKDDRPELRELKPGHFVACHLYD; encoded by the coding sequence ATGAGCAGTGAAAAGAAAGAAGTACTATTAAAAATTCAAAACCTAAAAAAATATTTTAAGGTAAAAGGCAAGGGAGTTTTAAAGGCTGTTGATGACATAAGCTTTGATATATATAAAGGAGAAACCTTAGGCTTGGTTGGAGAATCAGGCTGCGGAAAGTCAACCTGCGGACGTACAATTTTGAGGATATATAATCCTACTGGGGGAACTGTAGAATTTAATGGTAAAGATGTTCATGAATTAACTGGCAGGGAAAAGAAAGAGTACAATAAACGAGCACAAATGATATTTCAAGATCCGTACGCATCCTTAAATCCTAGAATGCTGGTTTCCAATATAATTGCTGAAGGCTTAGATGTTCATGATATTTTACAGGGAGAAGAAAGAACCAAAAGGATAGACGAACTTTTAGAGTTAGTTGGTTTAAACAAAGAACATGCAAACCGTTTCCCACATGAATTTAGCGGTGGTCAAAGGCAGCGTATTGGAATAGCAAGAGCTCTTGCTGTTAATCCAGATTTTATAGTTTGTGATGAGCCTATTTCAGCACTTGATGTATCTGTTCAGGCTCAGGTAGTAAATCTCCTGCAGGACCTTCAAAATAAATACGGACTCACATACTTATTTATTGCTCATGATTTGTCTATGGTTAGGTATATATCTGATAGAGTAGCTGTTATGTATTTAGGTGCTATAGTGGAACTATCAAGCAGTAATGAAGTATATGAAAATGCACTGCATCCATACACTCAGGCACTGCTTTCTGCAATTCCAATTCCAGACCCGGATGTTCAGCAAAGCCGTCACCGCATAATACTTGAGGGGGATGTACCAAGCCCAATAAATCCTCCTAATGGCTGTAAATTTGCAGGAAGATGTGCTAAAGCAAAGGATATATGCAAAGACGATAGACCAGAGTTAAGAGAGTTGAAGCCAGGCCATTTTGTGGCTTGTCATCTTTATGATTAA
- a CDS encoding MFS transporter — protein MRIGLFKKAKKEIVVYFFILALTALGLGLSDGIFSNYFKEAYNVNAFQRGLIEFPRELPGILSTVVISLLSFIGDIRISIIAQLLSCIGLLLLGFLTPPFAVMCIFLFVNSMGMHLFFPLSDGIGMSLIKGEEVGKRMGQYKGVSTAFSMFASILVFVGFRTGIFSLTSPVKITFVIGALIFAVVFILFIYMNKIVKIPIKQDRKLKFVFRREYKYYYILAIMTGVQKQIMAVYGPWVLIDLLSKRADTIAILGIIGSFIGIFFIPALGRWLDRYGIRKMLYADALSFIVVYIAYGFLASGFSSGILSKVGIPVILTFVLIILDRMSMQMSMIKTIYLRSIAVDKSEITPTLSFGMSMDHIVSIVCAYIGGIIWTAFGPQYIFFFAAVASFVNLAVAKLAVINEDKGLKPRVKVQAVVNEEM, from the coding sequence TTGAGGATTGGGTTATTTAAGAAGGCAAAAAAAGAAATTGTGGTTTATTTTTTTATCTTGGCACTGACTGCCCTGGGACTTGGGCTTAGTGACGGTATTTTTTCTAACTACTTCAAGGAAGCTTATAATGTAAATGCCTTTCAAAGAGGATTAATTGAATTTCCAAGAGAGCTGCCTGGAATTCTTTCAACAGTTGTTATTTCCTTACTTTCATTTATAGGGGATATACGAATATCAATAATTGCCCAGCTTTTAAGCTGCATAGGACTGCTGTTGCTAGGCTTTTTAACTCCGCCTTTTGCAGTAATGTGCATTTTTCTTTTCGTCAACTCTATGGGAATGCACTTATTCTTTCCACTGTCTGACGGTATAGGCATGTCTCTTATAAAAGGCGAGGAAGTAGGAAAGAGAATGGGGCAGTATAAAGGAGTCAGCACAGCTTTCAGCATGTTTGCAAGTATTTTAGTTTTTGTTGGCTTTAGGACTGGAATTTTCAGCCTCACATCACCTGTAAAGATTACTTTTGTTATTGGAGCATTAATTTTTGCAGTTGTATTCATCTTGTTTATTTATATGAACAAAATTGTAAAAATTCCAATCAAGCAAGATAGAAAGCTAAAATTTGTATTCCGAAGGGAATATAAATACTATTATATTCTTGCTATAATGACAGGTGTACAAAAACAGATAATGGCCGTTTATGGACCTTGGGTACTTATCGATCTTTTAAGCAAAAGGGCTGACACCATTGCAATTCTCGGTATAATAGGATCCTTTATAGGGATATTCTTTATTCCTGCCCTTGGCAGATGGCTTGATAGATATGGTATAAGAAAGATGCTTTATGCAGATGCGCTATCATTTATAGTAGTATATATTGCCTATGGTTTCCTGGCATCAGGATTTTCTTCAGGAATTTTAAGCAAGGTAGGCATACCTGTTATTTTAACCTTTGTACTAATTATATTAGACCGTATGTCAATGCAGATGAGCATGATAAAAACAATCTATCTCCGCTCCATTGCAGTGGATAAATCTGAGATAACTCCAACTTTATCATTTGGCATGAGCATGGATCATATTGTATCCATAGTATGTGCATATATAGGGGGAATTATCTGGACTGCCTTTGGCCCTCAATATATATTCTTTTTTGCCGCTGTAGCATCCTTTGTAAATCTTGCCGTTGCAAAGCTTGCAGTAATAAATGAGGATAAAGGCTTAAAACCAAGAGTAAAAGTACAGGCAGTGGTAAATGAAGAGATGTAA